GTACCCCGCGCTCGACCAGGCGCCGGGCCACCAGGCACTGGCGGCCGAACGGCGCCGTTACCGGATCGTCCAAGCCGTACAGGGTCTTCGTTTCGCGGGTCTCGTCGGCCAGCCCCACGATGTCCGGGAACGCCGACTGCATCCGGAACGCCAGTTCGTAGGACCTGATTCGTGCCCTGAGTGCGGGATCGTCCGGGTACTCGACGTCGGCGAGATTGTTCAGCTCGCCCACGAGGTCGAACTCGGCCTTCTGAGCCTCGCGCGTGAGACCGGCGCCGCGCGGCGGGTACGGCACCGCGCGATCCGGTTGCACCTCGACGGGTATGCCGTCGTGCTCCGGCCCCAAGTAACTCGCCTGGTGCGCCCCGTAGCCCCCGCCGAAGTCGCTCGGCGGCCGCCCCATCACCACGAACTTCGGCAGGTCGCGGTTGAGCGTGCCCAGTCCGTAATGCGCCCACGAGCCCAGGCACGGCTCGCGCCCGTCGATGATGATCCGGCCGGTGTGGGCCAGGGCCTGCGCCGCGTGGCTGAAGTCGGTGGTCCAGAGCGACCGCACCACCGCAATATCGTCCGCGCAGTCGCCGACGTGCGGCAGCCAGTCGCACACCGCGGTGCCGCACTGCCCCCGCTCGCGGAACCCGACTTGCGGGCGCAGGATCTTGGTCCCCAGTCGGGCGGCCCCGGCGAACACGCGGAAGTTCTTGGTCACCTTCGGGTCGCTGACGGTCCGCTCGAACGGCGTCTCGGCGATCGTCTTGTCCGCATACTTGTTCAGCGCCGGTTTGGGGTCGAAGGTCTCCAAATGGCTGGCCCCGCCGAGCATGAACAGCCAGATCACGCTCTTGGCCCGCGCGGCCGGCGCGGCCCCGCCCCCGGCCGTCACCGGCTTGGCGATGCCGTCTTCGAACAGCATGGCCCCGAGAGCGGCGCCGGTGAACCCCATCCCGAGGTCCGCGAGGAACCGCCTCCGCCCAACGGGGCGCGGTGACACCGCCATATCGGTCTCCTTACTTCAGCGAACGGTGATAAAGTCGTTGTGGTTCAGCAGCGCGTGAACCAAATACTCGCGCGCCCGCGCGACCGGGCCGGCGGCAGGGGGCACCGGCGGCAGCGGCTTGGCGTCCCCGAGCACCAGCGGTAACCCGCGCACCCGCGTGGCTAATTGTTTGGCGGCCTCGGGATCAAGTTTGACGGGCTCCGGCGGGAGCGGGAGCGGGGTCAGCCCGTTCGGATCGGCTAATAGCGCCTGCTGGCGGGCCAGAAACGCCTCACATGCCGCGCCCTCGGCGGCCGTGGGGGGGCGCCCGAGGACGTGCTCGAACGCGGCCGGTACGAACGCGGCCGGGGCGGGCGCGTCGCGCTCGAGCCGGCGGGCGATCCGCCGGGCCTGGTCCCACGAGAACGCGCTGTTTTCGAGCGCCAACGCCTGCTGAGGCACTATGCTCTGCTCGCGGCGATAGCACTCCTCCACGCCCGGCGCATCGAACGCCAAGAGCAAGTCCATCTTGTCCTCGCGCGAGTAACGGTAGTAGAGGCTGCGGCGCCCGGTTTCTGTTCCGCGGGCCGGATCGACCGGCGGTCCGCCGGCCGTTGGTTCCAGCGCCCCGGCCAGCCACAGGAGCGAGTCGCGCACCGCCTCGGCCTCCATCCGCCGAGAGTTCGCCCGCCAGTAGAAATTATTGTCCGGGTCGGCGGTCAAGTTCCCGGCCGACGCGCCCCGGTTCGACGAACTCATGCGGTACGCGGCGGAGGTCACGATGAGCCGGTGCAGGTGTTTGGCGCTCCACTCGCGCTCCATGAATTCGACGGCCAGCCAGTCGAGCAACTGCTGCTGTGCGGGCGCCGGCGTGCGGAGGCCGAAGTCGGCAACGTTGTTCACGAGCGGTCGGCCGAAGTGCCGCATCCAGATGTGATTCACGGCGACACGAGCCGTAAGTGGGTTCTCCCGGGCGCCGATCCACTTGGCCAGCGCGAGCCGCCGCCCGGTGCTGTTCGCCCCGGCCGCGGGCGGAGCGACGGCGACCGCGCCGAGCGCCGCCGGGACCCCCGGGGGCATGCGGACCGATTTGTCCGGCGCTTTGGAGTCCCCCCGCACGAACACCCAAGTCGGCTCATCCGGTTTGGCGTCGTACACGCGAGCGACGTGGGCCGCCGGGCCGGTTTCGCCAGGAACCGGGTCGGTGCGCACGTCGTGCGGCTCGAAGAACGCGCGGAACCGGTAGTACTCTTTCTGGCTCACCGGGTCGAACTTGTGGTCGTGGCACCGGGCGCACCCGAGCGAAAGTCCGAGAAACGCTTTCGCGGTGTGGTCGACCGTATTGGTCAGCCAGATGTCGCGATCCAGTTTGAACCAGTTGCGCACCAAGAAGCCGGTGGCCGCGGCGGTGGTGTGGTCCCCGCCGGCGACTTCGTCCCCGGCCAGCATCTCGAGTACCATACGGTCGTAGCGCTTGTCCTCGTTGAGCGCGCGGACGATCCAATCGCGCCACCGCCAGACGTGCGCGTTACCCCACCAGATGTCGGCTTTGGCTTTGCGCCCGTCGGCGTCGGAGTAGCGCCACACGTCCATCCAGTGCCGGCCCCAGCGCTCGCCGTACCGCGCGTCGGCGAGGAGGCGCTCGACTACCTTCTCGTATGCTCTTTCGGAAGTGTCCGCCAGAAACGCGGAGAGCTCCTCTCGGGTCGGCGGGAGCCCGATGAGGTCGATGTAGACGCGGCGCAACAGGATCGCGCGCGGCGCGGGCGGATTGGGGGTCAGTCCGTGCCGTTCGCGACCGACGGCGAGAAAGGCGTCGATCGGGTGCCCGGCCGCCGGAACCGGGGCTGCGACCGGGGGCCGGAACGCCCAGTGATCCGACCGGGGAGCGGGGGCGGATTCGTTCGGCGCGCCGGATTCGTTCGACGCGCCGGCCCCGTCGTCGATCCAAGCCTTGATGATTGCAACTTGCTCGGCGTTCAGCGGTTCGCCGGTCGGCGGCATCTGGACCTGGTCATCGGCGCCGGTCAGTACCGTGACAAGGAGGCTTCTGGAACCGTCACCCGGGACAACCACGCCACCACTGTCGCCGCCCTTGCGGATAGACGCGACGGTATCGAGCCGGAGCCCGGCCGCGGACTTGCTCGGCCCGTGGCACGAGTAGCAGTGAGCTTCCAGGATGGGCTTGACATGACGCGCGTAATCGATCTTGGTTGCGACTGAATCGGGCTTGTTTTTCTTGGGCTTCTTCTTGCGGGGGTGGTTCGCTGCGAACGCAGCGGTTCCCGCCGCGGCCAGAAGTAACACGAGCACGAGATACCGTCGCCTCGGAAACCTTCTCATACGAGACCCCACCCCTCTACTTTGGCCTCGGCGACCGGGTGCCGCCCGGAGGCCGCACCAATGCCCCCGCTTCTGCCCGGGGCTGGGGCGCCGGTTTAGCAAAGATGGGGGCCGCAGGGAAGACGAGTCCTGCAGCTCGCGCGGGCCGTTTAGTTCGTTGGTCTTGGCAGTTGGGTGAAGTTCGGGTATTCGCTCCCGGTCCTTTTTCGGGGAGACCGGTATGGAAGCCGTGCCGTCGCTGACCGAAGTTCTGGCCACGATTCCCGATCCGCGCGATCCGTCGGGCGCCGGTACCCGCTCCCGGTAGTTCTGAACCTCGTGATCGTCGCCACACTCGCGGGCACGCGCTCGTTGGAAGCCATTGCCCCATTCGCACGCGACCACGGCCCCGCGCTGGCCCACGCCCTGGGTTCCGGTCCGCCAAGACCCCGTGCAACGCGCGAACACCTCCGCCCGCACCGCTTCGATTGCGGTAAACACAGCAGCGAGTTCCTCGATGCGCCGAAACCGCTGAAGTTACTCATCAAACGCCTCCGGGTGAGCCATGAGTTTCTGGAGCCCGGACGGTCCGCGTTACCCCGTGTACCCCGTCGTCGTACTACTCGGGCACCAGCGCCCAGCCCTCGCCGGCTTGCGAGCGGGTGTAGGCTTCGCGGCGCCGGCGCCCGAAGTGTTCGGTTCGGGGTCCGAGCCGGCGCGGACCGTTTCGGTTCTGGTTGGGAACAATTTCATGATCCGGGAATTTCGGTTAGCCGGTTCGCTGTCGGCGGGGATTGTAGGGTAGCAATGGGACTTCGGATCACCGGAGTGGGGACGACAATGGCGATACGGGGCGCCGGGATCGACCGACAGCGCGTTCGGCAGTTGGTAACGGGGACTGTCGATCCCGGGACCACGGACCGGGAGCTGCTCCGACAGTTCACCGAGCGGCAAGACGAGGGCGCGTTCGAGACCCTGGTCCGGCGCCACGGGCCGATGGTGATCGCGACCGGGCACCGGGTGCTCGGCAACGCACACGACGCGGAGGACGTGTTCCAGGCCGCGTTCGTGCTCCTGGCCCGACGAGCCCCGTCCGGGCACTGGCACCCGTCGGTCGCGAGCTGGCTGCACCGGACCGCGCACCTGCTGGCCCTCAAGGTCCGGCGCGGGACGGCCCGGCGGACCCGGCGCGAGGGCGCGGTCGCGCCGCGGGTGCCCGCGGACCCGCTCGCCGAGCTCACCGCCCGCGAGTTGCTCGCGGTGCTCGATGAGGAACTCCTCGCGCTGCCCGAGCCGCTCCGGGGTCCGCTCGTGCTGTGTTACCTCGAGGGCGCGACCCGGGACGAAGCGGCCGCGCGCCTGGGGTGTCCACTCGCCACACTCAAGAACCGCTTGGAGCGGGGCCGGGACCGGCTCCAAGCCGCGCTCGCCCGGCGCGGGCTGGGCCTTTCTGCGGCTCTCCTCGGGACACTTCTGGGCGCGCGCCCCGCGCACGCGGTGCCCGTACCCCTTGTCCAGAGCATGTCACACATCGTGCGGACACTCGCTACCGGAAATCCGGACGGGGTAATCTCGTCCCGGGTTGCTCAACTCGTTAGTGGAGGAATCGGGATGACGGGTCGGAACAAGATGAGGGCTACCCTCGGCGTACTGATCCTCGGCGGGTTCCTCGCGGTCGGGGCGGTCGCATCGAGCACCGCCCCCGCGGCGCCGGTCGCGCCACCAACGGGCACCACCGCGCCCCTGGATCGAGCCCCCGAACCGCACGCCCCACCGGTCGCGGCCGGGGCAATGCGCGTGGTCGTTTTGGACGCCCGGGGCCAGCCCCTGTCGGGGGCCAACGTTCACGTGGGTGTCTGGACCGACGAAAAGGATTTTAAAGCCAACCGCGACACCGAGACCGATACGGCAGGTGTCGCCCGGATCGAGCTCCCAAAGACTTTCTACATCCTGCGCCTGTGGGCCAGTAAGATCGGGTGCGCGACCCTGTTCGCGAACTGGGAGCAGGCCGAACTGTTGAACGGCAAGGGCGTCCCGGCCGAGTACACGTTCCGGCTCGAGCCCACGGGAACCGCGGGGGGCCGAATCGTTGACGAGAAGGGGCGCCCGGTCGCCGGGGCCAAGATCGAGGTCCGCCTCGGGAACGACCCGAGGCCCGTTCGGGGCGATGGGCGCGTCCGTTACAGCGACACCTTGGCACGGGGCAGCGACGCGCCCGCGACGGACGCCGACGGCCGGTGGCGCATCGACACCGTGCCGGACCACCCGGAGGTCGAACTGAGCCTGCTCGTGACGCACCCGGACTATGTCACCGAACCCCGCTGGGCACAGGTGGCTAAGGAGACCGGGATTACGACCGCAGCCCTGCGGAAGGGGACCGCAATTCTCGTGCTCAAGACCGGCGTCGTCGTCCGCGGGACGGTGACCGATCCGGACGGCAAGCCGATCAAGGACGCGCTCGTGGCCCACAGCGACGCCCCCGACGGGGGCGACACGACGAACACATTCTCGACCGACGCCGACGGCCGGTTCCGACTCCCGGCCCTGGCCCCGGGAAAAACGTCACTCACGGTGATTGCTCCCGGCTGGGCGCCGCAACTCCGCGCGGTCGAACTCAAGCCCGACTCCCCGGCCCAGGACTTCCGTCTGGTGCCGGGTAAGTTGGTGCGCCTTCGGACCGTCGATACCGGTGGTAAACCGGTCCCCGCTGCGTCCGTATCCCTGATGGAGTGGAAGGGGAGCAAATCGATCCATTCGGTACACAACGCGAACCACCCGAAGGGGACGGGCACCGGGATCCCGCGCCGGGCCGACGCGAACGGGTCTTGGGAATGGGCGGCCGCTCCGAACGAGCCGGTGAAAGTCCAAATCGAGGCGCGGGGGTACACGGCACTCAAGCTCGAGGTCACCGGCGGGTCGCCGGATCGGACCGTGACCCTCAAGGCCGAGCATCGGGTCACCGGTACGGTCACGGACGCGGCCACCGGCAAACCGGTCCCGCGCTTCGCCGTGATCCCGGTGGACGTGTTCGGGAAGGACCACCTGAGCGCGGAGCGGTTCAACGGGGCCGCCGGCACCGCGGGGCGGCTCGACTTTTTGGCGTACCGGACCGACATCCCGCTCCGGCTCCGGATCGAGGCGCCCGGGTACCGGACCCAGGACGGACCCGAGTTCCGGGTCGGGGACGACGCGGCCCGAGTTCAGAACTTCCGGCTCGCCCCGAGCCGCGCGCGGACCGGGCTGGTGGTCGATGCTACCGGCCGGCCCGCGGCCAAGGCGGAAGTGCTCCTCGCCACCCCGACCGAGCAGGTCCGGCTCTCCGGGGACGACACCCACCGCACGTTCACGGACGAGCAGGGGCGGTTCGAGTTCCCGGACCCGGGCGAGCCGTGGGCCGTGGTCGCTCGGACCGGCGCGGGGTTCGCGTTCGCCGAGTGTTCCGCCGACCGGGTCGATGCGGGCACCCTGAAGCTGCAACCGTGGGGCGCGGTCCGTGGCACGCTGTACGACGGCGGAAAGCCGGTGCGCGGGGCCACGGTGTTCGCGGCCGCGGTCCGCATCCAAGACCTGACCCGGCCGCGCGTTTCCTACGACCTGCAAGCGACTACAGACGCCGAGGGCCGGTTCGAGTTCCCGCGCGTCCCGCCCGGTCCGGTGAGCGTTCGGGTCTACTTGGGTCCGTGGAAGGACGAGGGGTTCCGTTCCGGACCGAGAGTGCCGCTCGACCTCAAGCCGGGCGCACGGGTCGACCTCGCGCTCGGGTCCGGTGGGGCCGTCGTGACCGGACAGGTGAAGCTCGCCGGCAAGGTTCCACCGGACCTCGACTGCACGTACTCGCTGAACTACCTGGTGCGCCGGGAGCCCGGGATCACCCCGCCGCCCGACGTGGCGGCCGCCGGGTTCGATGCCCGGAAGGGGTGGCGGGACACGTGGCACCAGAGCACCGAGGGCCTCGCGTACCTGAGCACCCTTCAGAACTGGTTCGTGAAACTCGCCTCCGACGGCACGTTCCGGGTGAGCGGTGTGCCGGCCGGGGAGTACGACCTGGCAGTCGCGGTGTACGCGAAGCCGAGCGGGTGCCTCATCGACCCGGTGGCCCGGCGCGTGGTCCGGGTCACGGTGACGGCCACCGATGCGGCCCGCGGGGAACTGAAGGTGTCCCAGATCACAGCAGAGGTCGAACCCGTTCTGAGCCCCGGGGACGTCCCGGCACTGTCTTTCAAGAGGACCGACGGCAAGGACGGGACGCTCGCGGACTGCAGGGGCAAGTACATGGTGGTGCATTTCTGGGCGAGTTGGTGCGCGCCGTGCAAGAAGCAACTCCCGGCGCTGAAGACGTTACACGAGCGGTTCGCGGCGCGCGGATTGGGAGTGCTCTCGCTCGCGCTCGACGACGACGCGACGGCTTGGGAGACGGCGCTGAAGGGCCTCGATGTGGGGTGGGCACAGGGGCGCCTCGGGGCCAGCGGCACGAGTGGGGTGTCGAGCGTGCCGACGTACTGGCTCCTCGACCCGACCGGGAAGCTCGTGGCCAAGGCATACGACCCCAACGAACTCGCCACGGTCCTTGAGGAGCGGCTCAAACGCGCGCCCGCCGATCGGTAGCTCCCCAATACCCTTTCTCGCGGGTGCGCGTCACTGATCGGAAGGGTTTTCCATGCACACCGGCTACGGGGCGCGGTCGTCCGAAAGGCGGGTGATCGGCAGTGGATTGGTGGAGGGATCGTGTGAGCGGGCGGTGTGCCATCGGCTGGAGCCGACAGTGGCGCGGTGGAGTGTAGCGCGCGGCTCGGATGGCGACCCTGTGCGCCGTCCAAGCCGGCCGGCAGCGGGAGGACTACCGGGTACGGCCCGCCTGACACGCCACAGTCCGTTTCTGCACTCGAGCCCTTTAACCCGCCTTGTTCGTTGCAACATTCGGGTGCGGCTGATAGCCTGAAATTCACCTCTCATCGCTCGACTGCGCACGCCCGTGAGGTTATCGTGGTCTTGGTGCTGTGTCCCAACTGTGGGGTGAGGCTGAAAGCGCCCGAAAGTCGAATCGGCAGAAAAGTCCGGTGCCAGCAGTGTCAACACTCGTTCCGCATTCCCGTACTCACCCCGGCGGATCGCGCCGCCCGTGAACCGCAGGAGATCGACGCAGCCGAGGCGCCCGCGCTT
The Gemmata palustris DNA segment above includes these coding regions:
- a CDS encoding DUF1501 domain-containing protein; this encodes MAVSPRPVGRRRFLADLGMGFTGAALGAMLFEDGIAKPVTAGGGAAPAARAKSVIWLFMLGGASHLETFDPKPALNKYADKTIAETPFERTVSDPKVTKNFRVFAGAARLGTKILRPQVGFRERGQCGTAVCDWLPHVGDCADDIAVVRSLWTTDFSHAAQALAHTGRIIIDGREPCLGSWAHYGLGTLNRDLPKFVVMGRPPSDFGGGYGAHQASYLGPEHDGIPVEVQPDRAVPYPPRGAGLTREAQKAEFDLVGELNNLADVEYPDDPALRARIRSYELAFRMQSAFPDIVGLADETRETKTLYGLDDPVTAPFGRQCLVARRLVERGVRFVQIYHGGAADDDNGLWDSHQELRKNTSDRCREVDRPVAALLKDLKRRGMLDSTLVVWATEFGRTPNVEPRPDGESDREELRGRDHHIYGFSSWLAGGGIKGGIVHGATDELGFHAAENRHFVADIHATVLRQLGLDPQRLEIPGRRRLDLERGRPITEIIA
- a CDS encoding PSD1 and planctomycete cytochrome C domain-containing protein — encoded protein: MLVLLLAAAGTAAFAANHPRKKKPKKNKPDSVATKIDYARHVKPILEAHCYSCHGPSKSAAGLRLDTVASIRKGGDSGGVVVPGDGSRSLLVTVLTGADDQVQMPPTGEPLNAEQVAIIKAWIDDGAGASNESGAPNESAPAPRSDHWAFRPPVAAPVPAAGHPIDAFLAVGRERHGLTPNPPAPRAILLRRVYIDLIGLPPTREELSAFLADTSERAYEKVVERLLADARYGERWGRHWMDVWRYSDADGRKAKADIWWGNAHVWRWRDWIVRALNEDKRYDRMVLEMLAGDEVAGGDHTTAAATGFLVRNWFKLDRDIWLTNTVDHTAKAFLGLSLGCARCHDHKFDPVSQKEYYRFRAFFEPHDVRTDPVPGETGPAAHVARVYDAKPDEPTWVFVRGDSKAPDKSVRMPPGVPAALGAVAVAPPAAGANSTGRRLALAKWIGARENPLTARVAVNHIWMRHFGRPLVNNVADFGLRTPAPAQQQLLDWLAVEFMEREWSAKHLHRLIVTSAAYRMSSSNRGASAGNLTADPDNNFYWRANSRRMEAEAVRDSLLWLAGALEPTAGGPPVDPARGTETGRRSLYYRYSREDKMDLLLAFDAPGVEECYRREQSIVPQQALALENSAFSWDQARRIARRLERDAPAPAAFVPAAFEHVLGRPPTAAEGAACEAFLARQQALLADPNGLTPLPLPPEPVKLDPEAAKQLATRVRGLPLVLGDAKPLPPVPPAAGPVARAREYLVHALLNHNDFITVR
- a CDS encoding sigma-70 family RNA polymerase sigma factor, encoding MAIRGAGIDRQRVRQLVTGTVDPGTTDRELLRQFTERQDEGAFETLVRRHGPMVIATGHRVLGNAHDAEDVFQAAFVLLARRAPSGHWHPSVASWLHRTAHLLALKVRRGTARRTRREGAVAPRVPADPLAELTARELLAVLDEELLALPEPLRGPLVLCYLEGATRDEAAARLGCPLATLKNRLERGRDRLQAALARRGLGLSAALLGTLLGARPAHAVPVPLVQSMSHIVRTLATGNPDGVISSRVAQLVSGGIGMTGRNKMRATLGVLILGGFLAVGAVASSTAPAAPVAPPTGTTAPLDRAPEPHAPPVAAGAMRVVVLDARGQPLSGANVHVGVWTDEKDFKANRDTETDTAGVARIELPKTFYILRLWASKIGCATLFANWEQAELLNGKGVPAEYTFRLEPTGTAGGRIVDEKGRPVAGAKIEVRLGNDPRPVRGDGRVRYSDTLARGSDAPATDADGRWRIDTVPDHPEVELSLLVTHPDYVTEPRWAQVAKETGITTAALRKGTAILVLKTGVVVRGTVTDPDGKPIKDALVAHSDAPDGGDTTNTFSTDADGRFRLPALAPGKTSLTVIAPGWAPQLRAVELKPDSPAQDFRLVPGKLVRLRTVDTGGKPVPAASVSLMEWKGSKSIHSVHNANHPKGTGTGIPRRADANGSWEWAAAPNEPVKVQIEARGYTALKLEVTGGSPDRTVTLKAEHRVTGTVTDAATGKPVPRFAVIPVDVFGKDHLSAERFNGAAGTAGRLDFLAYRTDIPLRLRIEAPGYRTQDGPEFRVGDDAARVQNFRLAPSRARTGLVVDATGRPAAKAEVLLATPTEQVRLSGDDTHRTFTDEQGRFEFPDPGEPWAVVARTGAGFAFAECSADRVDAGTLKLQPWGAVRGTLYDGGKPVRGATVFAAAVRIQDLTRPRVSYDLQATTDAEGRFEFPRVPPGPVSVRVYLGPWKDEGFRSGPRVPLDLKPGARVDLALGSGGAVVTGQVKLAGKVPPDLDCTYSLNYLVRREPGITPPPDVAAAGFDARKGWRDTWHQSTEGLAYLSTLQNWFVKLASDGTFRVSGVPAGEYDLAVAVYAKPSGCLIDPVARRVVRVTVTATDAARGELKVSQITAEVEPVLSPGDVPALSFKRTDGKDGTLADCRGKYMVVHFWASWCAPCKKQLPALKTLHERFAARGLGVLSLALDDDATAWETALKGLDVGWAQGRLGASGTSGVSSVPTYWLLDPTGKLVAKAYDPNELATVLEERLKRAPADR